The following coding sequences lie in one Metallumcola ferriviriculae genomic window:
- a CDS encoding metallophosphoesterase has product MKPSFVLLIGSIILTYAGINFYIGLRGWQSIGRFIPFLSSMVYWSAFWLMVFSYILSRLTEKYLPDFFTKSFSILGGYWIPAMVYLLVILLTLDCLRLIDRHFSIFPKVLREHPYAVLYTGFSVLLILLIVFTYGTFNSRNIKITNYQLPIPKETDINQLHAVLVSDIHLGLVIGNKRLTEIIEKVNSLKPDIVFLAGDILEENINQLKEKQQLTDTFRQLNAKYGVFAILGNHEYIGGSADSVAEFFKDVNVITLRDQYAKIADSFYVLGRDDLSTNRFNQGMRQDLSAIMRDIDKSLPMILLDHQPSRLDEAQQEGIDLQLSGHTHRGQFFPFNLITDRIFEVDWGYLKKDDLQVIVSSGAGTWGPPIRIASRSEIVSIKIKLDK; this is encoded by the coding sequence ATGAAGCCATCTTTTGTACTACTTATCGGAAGTATTATTTTAACTTATGCAGGGATTAATTTCTATATTGGCTTAAGAGGCTGGCAGTCTATAGGAAGGTTTATTCCTTTCTTAAGTAGTATGGTTTACTGGTCAGCCTTTTGGCTGATGGTATTCTCCTACATTCTTAGTAGGCTTACCGAGAAGTATTTACCTGACTTTTTCACTAAATCTTTCTCAATACTAGGCGGTTACTGGATCCCGGCCATGGTTTATTTGTTGGTAATTTTATTAACCCTTGACTGCCTGCGGTTGATTGACCGACATTTTAGTATTTTCCCCAAAGTACTCAGGGAACACCCCTATGCCGTGCTTTATACAGGTTTCAGCGTTTTGTTAATTTTGTTAATTGTTTTTACCTATGGTACCTTTAATAGCCGAAACATTAAAATTACCAATTACCAATTACCAATACCCAAAGAAACCGATATTAATCAATTGCACGCTGTCTTAGTTTCAGATATACATTTAGGATTAGTGATAGGCAATAAACGGCTGACGGAGATAATAGAAAAGGTCAATAGCCTGAAACCTGATATTGTTTTTCTGGCGGGGGATATTCTCGAAGAAAATATCAACCAGTTGAAAGAAAAACAACAATTAACAGATACCTTTCGTCAGTTGAATGCTAAATACGGGGTTTTTGCCATACTAGGCAATCATGAATATATCGGCGGCAGCGCGGACAGTGTTGCTGAGTTTTTTAAAGACGTCAATGTGATTACCTTACGGGACCAATATGCAAAGATCGCCGATAGTTTCTATGTGCTTGGGCGCGATGACTTATCCACCAACCGCTTTAATCAAGGAATGCGGCAGGACCTTTCTGCCATTATGAGAGATATTGATAAATCGCTCCCTATGATTTTACTTGACCATCAGCCCAGCCGCTTAGATGAAGCGCAGCAGGAAGGTATTGATCTGCAATTGTCAGGGCACACCCATCGTGGTCAATTTTTTCCCTTCAACCTTATCACAGACCGGATTTTTGAAGTAGATTGGGGGTACCTGAAAAAAGATGATTTACAGGTTATTGTCTCCTCCGGTGCCGGTACTTGGGGCCCACCCATTAGGATAGCAAGCAGATCAGAGATAGTAAGTATTAAGATAAAGCTTGATAAATAA
- a CDS encoding ANTAR domain-containing response regulator, whose translation MFGARIIVADSDARFRQKLNKLLTKAGYLVVAEEDDGRKAIQAIHTMQPDLVIIDSQLPGKNGLEIAKIVEEGRVAPVLLLTAYNHREMVEKAKESWVFAYLVKPVNEANLFPAMEIAMANYRKLIKLEQKISQLEETLETRKLVDRAKGMLMETLNISEPQSFRLLQTQSMQRRQSMRQVAEIILSYSVEQLKEKIHY comes from the coding sequence TTGTTCGGAGCAAGAATAATAGTAGCAGATAGTGATGCGCGCTTTCGTCAAAAACTAAACAAACTGCTGACTAAAGCCGGCTATTTAGTAGTGGCCGAGGAAGATGACGGTCGTAAAGCTATTCAAGCAATACATACTATGCAGCCGGATTTAGTTATTATCGATTCACAGCTCCCTGGCAAAAACGGTCTGGAAATTGCCAAAATTGTGGAAGAAGGACGGGTAGCGCCTGTGCTGCTGCTAACTGCATATAATCATCGGGAAATGGTGGAGAAGGCCAAAGAATCCTGGGTATTTGCTTATCTGGTTAAGCCGGTTAACGAAGCCAATTTATTTCCTGCGATGGAAATTGCTATGGCCAACTACCGCAAATTAATAAAGCTGGAACAAAAAATAAGCCAACTGGAGGAAACTCTGGAAACCCGCAAACTAGTTGACAGAGCTAAGGGAATGCTGATGGAAACGCTAAACATAAGTGAACCCCAATCCTTTCGACTATTGCAAACCCAAAGCATGCAGCGCCGTCAATCCATGCGCCAGGTAGCAGAAATAATTCTTTCTTATTCTGTAGAACAGCTTAAGGAAAAAATACATTATTAA
- a CDS encoding DsbA family protein, with the protein MHKNLFQAYFKERKNIGDREVLLQLAEKAGFLREEVQKAWQNPIFEERLKQFSADASKKGATGVPTFVINDRYRIVGAQPYEEFQKIFNNIAEENNK; encoded by the coding sequence ATGCACAAGAATCTTTTCCAAGCTTATTTTAAAGAGAGAAAGAATATCGGAGATAGAGAAGTCTTGCTTCAACTTGCTGAAAAAGCCGGGTTTTTACGGGAAGAAGTACAAAAAGCATGGCAGAATCCTATTTTCGAAGAGCGTCTGAAGCAGTTTTCTGCCGATGCTTCCAAGAAGGGGGCCACGGGTGTACCGACATTTGTTATTAACGACAGATATCGTATTGTAGGAGCCCAGCCTTATGAAGAGTTTCAAAAAATTTTCAATAATATAGCAGAGGAGAACAATAAATGA
- a CDS encoding aspartyl-phosphate phosphatase Spo0E family protein has protein sequence MDKESELNVKLAAEREELTRMLAAGKSLTDKEVYDKSCQVDKLIVKVMQTRGT, from the coding sequence GTGGATAAGGAGAGCGAGCTTAATGTTAAGTTAGCCGCGGAAAGGGAAGAATTAACTCGTATGTTGGCAGCAGGCAAATCACTGACCGATAAGGAAGTATATGATAAGAGTTGTCAGGTGGACAAATTAATTGTAAAGGTAATGCAAACCCGGGGGACGTAG
- a CDS encoding ferredoxin family protein: protein MTIEDKLFLNRFQADKHSHLKIRDRDVCRSCERKPCTYICPAKVYAWDEKEERIDTAYEGCLECGTCRYGCAHDNIDWRNPRGGFGIMYKNG, encoded by the coding sequence ATGACGATTGAAGATAAATTGTTTCTCAATCGCTTTCAAGCTGATAAGCATAGCCATTTGAAAATTAGAGATAGGGACGTATGTCGAAGTTGCGAGCGTAAACCATGTACCTACATCTGTCCGGCAAAAGTATATGCTTGGGACGAGAAAGAAGAGCGTATAGATACCGCATATGAAGGATGTTTAGAATGTGGTACCTGCAGGTACGGGTGCGCTCATGACAATATTGATTGGCGTAACCCCCGAGGCGGTTTTGGAATAATGTATAAAAATGGATAA
- the hflX gene encoding GTPase HflX: MEERQRALLIGVNINKQANFEETFEELKNLAIACELEVVGQIEQNLKSINIGHYIGSGKIEEVNDLINETEADVLIFNNELSPTQLRNLEKALEPIIMDRTSLILEIFANRAKTREAKLQVELARLRYMLPRLIGLNQDLGRQSGGVGTKNRGVGEKKIELDRRKIEEKIHDLNKELELIGNVRETQRKKRNKVGLPTVALVGYTNTGKSTLMNSMVELYQKSASKKVFEKDMLFATLDTSVRNITLPDSKVFLLSDTVGFVSKLPHDLIKAFRSTLKEVRDADLLLHVVDFSNPNYEQQIEVTDETLKQIGARAIPTIYVYNKVDLTTMDAPYNTDETVYISAKKKIGLEELIQLISKKIFKHIECKMLIPYEQGSIVSYFNEYANVKSVSYESYGTLLTVECRESDYTRYKQFTYNE; the protein is encoded by the coding sequence ATGGAAGAAAGACAAAGAGCGCTTTTGATTGGTGTAAATATAAATAAACAAGCTAATTTTGAAGAAACATTTGAGGAATTAAAGAACTTAGCAATTGCTTGTGAATTAGAAGTGGTGGGGCAGATAGAGCAGAATCTCAAGTCTATAAACATAGGACATTATATCGGTTCTGGTAAAATTGAAGAAGTTAATGACTTAATAAACGAGACAGAAGCAGATGTTTTAATTTTTAATAATGAGCTATCTCCAACCCAATTACGAAATCTTGAAAAGGCCCTAGAGCCTATAATAATGGATAGAACATCACTGATTCTAGAAATATTTGCTAATAGAGCTAAAACAAGAGAAGCTAAGCTACAAGTTGAATTAGCTCGTCTCCGCTATATGCTGCCCAGACTAATAGGGTTGAATCAAGATTTGGGTAGACAAAGTGGAGGGGTAGGCACTAAAAATAGAGGAGTGGGAGAAAAGAAAATAGAGCTTGACCGTAGAAAAATTGAGGAAAAGATACATGATTTAAACAAAGAGTTAGAGTTAATTGGTAATGTTCGTGAGACACAGCGTAAGAAAAGAAATAAAGTGGGATTACCAACAGTTGCATTAGTAGGTTATACAAATACAGGTAAGTCAACCCTTATGAATTCTATGGTTGAACTTTACCAAAAATCCGCTAGCAAAAAAGTATTTGAAAAGGACATGCTTTTTGCAACACTTGATACCTCAGTGAGAAACATCACATTGCCCGATAGCAAAGTATTTCTTTTGTCCGATACCGTTGGTTTTGTAAGTAAATTACCACATGATTTAATCAAAGCATTCCGCTCGACTTTAAAAGAAGTGAGGGATGCAGATTTGTTACTACATGTTGTAGATTTTTCAAATCCTAATTACGAGCAGCAGATAGAGGTAACAGATGAGACCTTGAAACAAATAGGGGCTAGAGCAATTCCAACGATCTATGTATATAATAAAGTGGACCTTACTACAATGGATGCGCCTTATAACACAGACGAAACTGTTTATATATCTGCTAAGAAAAAGATAGGATTAGAAGAATTGATACAACTTATCAGCAAAAAGATATTTAAGCATATTGAATGTAAAATGCTTATTCCCTATGAACAAGGCAGTATTGTGTCTTACTTCAATGAATATGCTAATGTAAAATCAGTAAGTTATGAAAGTTATGGGACACTACTAACTGTGGAATGCCGGGAAAGCGATTATACGCGATATAAGCAATTTACTTATAATGAATAA
- the lgt gene encoding prolipoprotein diacylglyceryl transferase translates to MLDPIAFEVGPLAIRWYGILMSTALALGTYLAYREADRQNIDPEQILNLVIIAAPLAFIGARAYYVIFQWPYYSQHPSEIPAIWHGGLAIHGALIMGVLAGYLFVRRQGLNFWQMADIVAPSIILGQAIGRWGNFFNQEAYGYPTDLPWAMYIDGAYRHPTFLYESLWDLGVFLVLLWYRRRKKEVHGEVFLLYAALYSLGRFVVEGLRTDSLMLGNLRAAQVISVVIIAATMGMFYYRRKKLLQDK, encoded by the coding sequence ATTTTGGATCCGATAGCGTTTGAGGTTGGCCCGTTGGCCATAAGATGGTATGGAATATTGATGAGTACCGCTTTGGCTCTTGGTACTTATTTAGCCTATCGTGAGGCGGATAGGCAAAATATCGATCCGGAACAAATATTAAATTTGGTGATAATTGCTGCGCCGCTGGCATTTATCGGAGCCCGGGCTTACTATGTAATTTTTCAATGGCCTTATTATAGTCAGCACCCATCTGAAATACCGGCAATTTGGCATGGCGGGCTGGCTATCCATGGTGCACTTATTATGGGTGTATTGGCCGGTTATTTATTTGTACGCCGGCAGGGACTTAATTTTTGGCAGATGGCAGATATCGTCGCCCCCAGCATCATTTTAGGCCAGGCCATAGGCCGCTGGGGTAATTTCTTTAATCAAGAGGCATACGGTTATCCCACGGATTTGCCTTGGGCCATGTATATTGATGGTGCATACCGCCACCCGACTTTTCTTTACGAGTCCTTATGGGATTTGGGCGTCTTTTTAGTCTTATTATGGTATCGCCGGCGCAAGAAAGAGGTGCACGGTGAAGTATTCTTGCTTTATGCGGCACTCTATTCCCTGGGACGTTTTGTGGTTGAAGGACTTCGTACCGATAGTTTAATGTTAGGCAATCTGCGGGCGGCCCAGGTTATCAGTGTAGTAATTATAGCAGCAACCATGGGAATGTTTTATTATCGACGAAAAAAGCTGCTGCAAGATAAATAA
- a CDS encoding N-acetylmuramoyl-L-alanine amidase family protein: MILTNRQLVYLAVGALMVVLLVAGTIVIYPRRSEPKPQEKLVEKLSLEEYLVALDPGHGGIDGGSEYGSLKEKEITLAVAEKVGKNLSKLGSKVMLTREADNDISRLYPEERTRQRRDLMARVKVAQEENADVLVSIHVNAAQASFKGPMVFYQKNSSDSKRLAETLLAELRKVSRHHQQDLIPANYFILKQASIPAVLVELGFITNIEERNQLQTEDYQQELALAIAKGINRYLQFTDGDIPGEIKSVRQ, translated from the coding sequence ATGATATTAACGAATAGGCAGTTAGTATATCTAGCGGTTGGCGCGCTTATGGTTGTTTTGCTGGTAGCGGGGACAATTGTCATATATCCGCGGCGGTCAGAACCTAAACCCCAAGAAAAGCTAGTGGAGAAACTGTCGTTGGAGGAGTATTTGGTAGCGTTAGACCCCGGCCACGGTGGTATAGACGGGGGTAGCGAATACGGTTCTTTAAAGGAAAAGGAAATTACTTTGGCCGTTGCTGAAAAAGTGGGGAAGAACTTGTCTAAATTGGGTAGCAAAGTAATGCTGACCCGCGAAGCCGATAATGACATTAGCAGACTCTATCCCGAGGAACGAACCAGGCAGCGCAGAGACCTCATGGCCAGGGTCAAGGTGGCTCAGGAGGAAAATGCGGATGTTTTGGTAAGCATTCATGTTAATGCGGCCCAAGCCAGCTTCAAAGGTCCAATGGTTTTTTACCAAAAGAATAGCTCGGACAGCAAACGGCTGGCTGAAACGCTGCTGGCTGAACTGCGTAAGGTCTCTCGCCATCATCAGCAGGATTTAATTCCCGCTAATTACTTTATTTTAAAGCAGGCCTCAATTCCGGCCGTGCTGGTTGAATTGGGTTTCATTACTAACATAGAGGAACGAAACCAATTGCAGACAGAGGATTATCAACAAGAATTAGCCTTGGCCATTGCCAAAGGAATTAATCGGTATCTTCAGTTTACTGACGGCGATATTCCCGGAGAAATAAAAAGCGTAAGACAATGA
- a CDS encoding FmdB family zinc ribbon protein — MPIYEYRCPECGVFETKQRITEEAIESCPKCDSPVKRLISKNVGIIYKAGGFYSTDNRPAADKDKAKKESTVSKPTAEKESKSTTEPKSDIASS, encoded by the coding sequence ATGCCTATTTACGAATACCGCTGTCCCGAATGTGGAGTGTTTGAAACAAAGCAGAGAATTACCGAAGAAGCTATTGAAAGCTGCCCTAAATGTGACAGCCCTGTTAAACGGCTTATCAGTAAAAACGTAGGAATTATTTATAAAGCAGGAGGGTTTTATTCCACTGACAACCGCCCGGCAGCAGATAAGGATAAGGCCAAGAAAGAGAGCACTGTTAGTAAACCAACTGCCGAAAAGGAAAGCAAATCAACAACAGAACCGAAATCCGATATAGCCAGCTCATAG
- a CDS encoding FMN-binding glutamate synthase family protein — protein sequence MTFSRPNRSEATLTRNRTPKSISPFSGMCATCSVECAGLCDIGKSSYRGKEALYPQPFGAVTAASEKDYPIDYSHFNIMGGAVGAKGIEADSDKAIFPNVDTSIKISDIELDMPIVIAGMGSTNVAANHWEGMAVGAAISGIGIVIGENVVGMDPNSEIKNGRVVQAPNLARRIKDFQKYSEGKGFIAVQANVEDTRLGVQEWAIENCGVEVVEMKWGQGAKDIGGEVKLDSLDRALQLKRRGYVVLPDPEDPKVQEAHKNGAFKEFERHSRIGMVEEESFHARVAELRAAGAKYIFLKTGAYRPADLARALKFASDAKLDMLTIDGAGGGTGMSPWRMMNEWGVPSVELHSLAHQYASRLAAKGKHVPAMVFAGGFTLEDHIYKALSLGAPFVKAVGMSRAYVTASFVGNNVAQALKEGKLPSAYKTYGERADQIFITSAELKSRFGSDFDNLPASAIGVYTYTERLKQGLKQFMCGARQFSLDYITRDDIAALTKDAAAVSGITHIMDVDKDEAEKILG from the coding sequence ATGACTTTTAGCAGACCAAATAGATCAGAAGCAACTTTAACAAGGAATAGGACGCCTAAGTCCATATCGCCTTTTAGCGGTATGTGTGCCACTTGTTCGGTTGAGTGCGCCGGCCTTTGTGACATAGGCAAATCTTCGTATCGTGGAAAGGAAGCCCTTTACCCCCAGCCCTTCGGTGCGGTTACTGCAGCTTCAGAAAAGGATTATCCGATAGATTACTCTCACTTCAACATCATGGGTGGCGCAGTTGGCGCTAAGGGTATTGAAGCCGACAGCGACAAGGCAATATTCCCTAATGTAGATACTTCAATTAAAATTAGCGATATTGAGTTGGATATGCCTATTGTTATTGCTGGTATGGGTTCCACTAATGTGGCAGCCAATCACTGGGAAGGTATGGCCGTAGGCGCAGCGATTTCTGGTATTGGTATTGTAATTGGCGAGAACGTTGTCGGTATGGATCCCAACTCGGAAATTAAAAATGGCCGGGTAGTTCAGGCCCCTAACCTTGCTAGAAGAATAAAAGATTTTCAAAAATATAGTGAGGGAAAAGGCTTTATCGCGGTGCAGGCAAACGTTGAAGATACCCGTCTGGGTGTACAAGAATGGGCTATCGAAAACTGCGGTGTCGAAGTAGTAGAGATGAAGTGGGGCCAAGGCGCAAAAGATATCGGTGGAGAAGTAAAGCTTGATAGTTTGGACAGGGCTCTACAGCTTAAAAGACGCGGCTATGTTGTTCTTCCCGATCCGGAAGACCCCAAAGTACAGGAAGCACATAAGAACGGAGCTTTTAAAGAATTCGAGCGCCATTCCCGTATCGGCATGGTAGAAGAAGAATCCTTTCATGCCCGAGTTGCGGAGCTGCGCGCTGCCGGAGCCAAGTATATATTCCTGAAAACGGGCGCATACCGCCCTGCTGACCTAGCCCGTGCACTGAAATTTGCTTCTGATGCTAAGCTTGACATGCTGACCATTGATGGCGCCGGTGGCGGCACCGGCATGAGCCCCTGGCGGATGATGAATGAATGGGGTGTTCCTTCAGTAGAGCTGCACAGTCTGGCCCATCAATATGCCAGCCGTTTAGCGGCCAAGGGTAAGCATGTTCCTGCCATGGTATTTGCGGGCGGCTTTACCTTGGAAGACCATATCTACAAGGCCCTCTCCCTGGGTGCACCTTTCGTCAAGGCGGTTGGTATGTCTCGTGCCTATGTTACTGCTTCTTTTGTGGGTAACAATGTTGCACAAGCGCTTAAAGAAGGGAAATTGCCTTCTGCATACAAAACTTATGGCGAACGGGCTGACCAAATATTTATTACTTCAGCAGAACTAAAATCACGTTTCGGCAGTGACTTTGATAACCTACCTGCCAGTGCCATTGGCGTCTATACCTATACAGAACGCCTCAAGCAGGGACTCAAACAATTTATGTGCGGTGCAAGACAGTTTTCCCTGGACTATATTACCCGTGATGATATCGCTGCATTAACCAAAGATGCTGCAGCTGTTAGCGGCATTACCCACATTATGGATGTTGATAAGGATGAAGCAGAAAAAATTCTTGGCTAA
- a CDS encoding protein adenylyltransferase SelO yields MTKRKEIIETGWNLENSYARLPKLFFKRLNPNPVPSPKLIILNHPLVTSLGLSVQALRGEDEVEVLAGSRIPEGAFPLAQAYAGHQFGHFAMLGDGRALLLGEQITPLGERVDIQLKGSGETPYSRQGDGRATLGSMLREYIISEAMHALGIATTRSLAVVTTGESVIRETKLPGAILTRTAASHLRVGTFQYAAKWGNVEHLRVLADYTLQRHFPDVDAVENPYLFLLQKVIKRQAGLIAKWQLIGFIHGVMNTDNMALSGETIDYGPCAFMDAYDPATVFSSIDTQGRYAYGNQPHIAGWNLARFAETLLPLLDVNQGQAVKLAQDAISEFAELYHHHWLAGMRAKLGIFNQEQQDESLIEGLLGVMQKYGADYTNTFLALTFDTPEDTVLSGKPEFTQWHELWQERLDRQQESKTSSAQLMRDSNPSLIPRNHRVEAALEAAVKQQDYSVMERLLTVLSNPYAHSPEQASYSTLPEPSSRPYRTFCGT; encoded by the coding sequence ATGACAAAGAGAAAAGAAATAATAGAAACAGGATGGAACTTAGAAAATAGCTATGCCCGTCTACCGAAATTATTTTTTAAGAGACTTAACCCGAACCCTGTACCCTCACCGAAGTTAATCATTCTCAATCATCCTTTGGTAACATCTCTGGGGTTGAGTGTCCAGGCGCTGCGCGGCGAAGATGAAGTCGAAGTGCTTGCTGGCAGCCGGATTCCCGAAGGCGCTTTCCCTCTTGCTCAAGCTTACGCGGGACATCAATTCGGGCATTTTGCCATGTTAGGGGACGGCCGGGCTCTGCTGCTAGGCGAGCAGATCACTCCCCTAGGTGAGCGGGTTGATATTCAGCTCAAGGGTTCAGGAGAAACGCCATACTCCCGCCAGGGTGATGGTCGGGCAACACTTGGATCGATGCTACGCGAATACATCATCAGCGAAGCAATGCATGCGCTTGGTATTGCTACCACCCGTAGCCTCGCGGTGGTGACAACTGGTGAATCAGTAATCCGCGAAACCAAGCTGCCTGGTGCAATCCTGACTCGCACAGCAGCCAGTCATCTGCGCGTCGGTACCTTTCAATACGCTGCAAAATGGGGCAATGTTGAGCACCTCCGGGTCCTGGCTGATTATACATTGCAACGACATTTTCCCGACGTTGACGCAGTTGAGAACCCTTATCTTTTCCTACTTCAAAAAGTGATCAAGCGTCAGGCCGGGCTCATTGCCAAATGGCAACTGATTGGCTTTATTCACGGGGTAATGAACACCGACAACATGGCCCTTAGTGGAGAAACCATTGATTATGGTCCCTGCGCCTTCATGGATGCCTATGACCCGGCAACGGTATTCAGTTCCATTGACACTCAAGGCCGCTATGCCTATGGCAATCAGCCGCATATTGCTGGGTGGAATCTCGCACGATTTGCTGAAACCCTGTTGCCGCTGCTTGATGTCAATCAGGGGCAGGCTGTCAAGCTGGCCCAAGATGCGATCTCGGAGTTTGCAGAATTATATCACCATCATTGGCTGGCAGGGATGAGAGCAAAGCTGGGAATATTTAATCAAGAGCAACAGGATGAATCCCTTATTGAAGGCCTCCTCGGTGTGATGCAGAAGTATGGTGCGGACTATACCAATACCTTCCTCGCATTAACTTTTGATACGCCGGAAGATACGGTCTTGTCCGGCAAGCCAGAATTTACTCAGTGGCATGAGCTGTGGCAGGAGAGACTAGACAGGCAGCAGGAATCGAAAACCTCCTCGGCTCAGTTAATGCGCGACAGCAATCCTTCACTAATCCCTCGAAATCACCGGGTAGAAGCTGCATTAGAAGCCGCAGTAAAACAACAAGACTATAGCGTGATGGAGCGGCTGCTCACTGTTCTCTCAAACCCCTACGCACATTCCCCCGAACAGGCGAGTTACTCCACTCTGCCTGAGCCATCATCCCGTCCTTACCGAACCTTTTGCGGTACGTGA